The following are from one region of the Actinopolyspora halophila DSM 43834 genome:
- a CDS encoding 4-(cytidine 5'-diphospho)-2-C-methyl-D-erythritol kinase, whose protein sequence is MVPTPITVRVPAKLNLHLAVGDSRSDGYHELVTVFQALSLIDEVTIRASDEPGLEVHGEGADSTPTGADNLAWRAVAELARASGRDPEDPGVRISLNKGIPVAGGMGGGSSDAAATLLALNSLWRLEMGRDELAEVAGALGSDVPFALQGGTALGTGRGERLVPVLARHTYHWVIALHEDGLRTPEVYGELDRLRRNSASRVGDVEPVLEALASGDPRELALLLGNDLQAAAVSLRPVLRRTLRAGVDAGALAGIVSGSGPTCAFLCTDADEAIRVAAELSGAGVCRTVRVAQGPVPGARLVGDERTDRPTPPQVHA, encoded by the coding sequence GTGGTACCTACCCCGATCACCGTCCGGGTTCCGGCCAAGTTGAACCTGCACCTCGCGGTCGGCGACAGTCGCTCGGACGGTTACCACGAGTTGGTGACCGTTTTCCAGGCGCTGTCGCTGATCGACGAGGTCACGATACGGGCCTCCGACGAGCCCGGTCTCGAAGTGCACGGAGAGGGCGCCGACTCCACGCCGACCGGTGCGGACAACCTGGCATGGCGGGCCGTCGCCGAACTCGCCCGCGCCAGTGGCCGTGACCCCGAGGACCCGGGAGTGCGGATCTCGCTGAACAAGGGCATCCCCGTGGCGGGCGGGATGGGAGGCGGCAGCTCCGACGCGGCCGCCACGTTGCTCGCGTTGAATTCGCTGTGGCGGCTGGAGATGGGACGCGACGAGCTCGCCGAGGTCGCCGGTGCGCTCGGCAGCGATGTTCCGTTCGCCCTGCAGGGAGGCACCGCACTGGGCACCGGGCGTGGTGAACGTCTGGTGCCGGTGCTGGCCAGGCACACCTACCACTGGGTGATCGCGCTCCACGAGGACGGTCTGCGCACCCCGGAGGTCTACGGGGAACTGGACCGGCTGCGCCGGAACTCGGCCAGTCGGGTGGGTGACGTCGAGCCGGTGCTGGAGGCGTTGGCCTCCGGGGACCCACGCGAACTCGCACTGCTGCTCGGCAACGACCTGCAGGCCGCGGCGGTCTCGTTGCGTCCGGTGCTTCGGCGCACCCTGCGGGCCGGTGTGGACGCGGGAGCTCTCGCCGGGATCGTGTCCGGCTCGGGTCCGACCTGCGCGTTCCTCTGCACGGACGCGGACGAGGCGATCCGGGTGGCCGCGGAGCTCTCCGGGGCCGGGGTGTGCCGGACGGTACGTGTGGCCCAGGGACCGGTGCCGGGGGCGCGGCTGGTCGGTGACGAGAGGACCGACCGTCCCACCCCGCCACAGGTCCACGCTTGA
- a CDS encoding MetQ/NlpA family ABC transporter substrate-binding protein, whose amino-acid sequence MRIRRVLASLIAVCGLALAGCSGGTAAQEDPNAAIKVGVTPQPHGEVLEYVKNNLAEEKGVEIELQRFSDYNRPNAAVANGSLDANYYQHKPFLKEYKSEQGGDLHWVGGVHLEPLGIYSSKHGSVKDVPEGASLAIPNDPSNRGRALNLLEEQGLIELKEGAEQEAEVRDIAENPKNLEIRTLKAAQLPRTLGDVQAAVINGNYALKASLDDPLALESTENNPYVNGVVTNSQMQDDPRVDKLVEMLQSQQVKDFIKREYGGKSVIPAS is encoded by the coding sequence ATGCGTATCAGAAGAGTTCTTGCCTCCTTGATCGCCGTGTGCGGGCTGGCGCTGGCCGGCTGCTCGGGCGGTACGGCGGCGCAGGAAGACCCGAACGCGGCGATCAAGGTCGGTGTCACGCCCCAGCCGCACGGCGAGGTCCTGGAGTACGTCAAGAACAACCTCGCCGAGGAAAAGGGCGTCGAGATCGAGCTCCAGCGGTTCAGCGACTACAACCGGCCGAACGCGGCGGTGGCCAACGGTTCGCTGGATGCCAACTACTACCAGCACAAGCCCTTCCTGAAGGAGTACAAGTCCGAGCAGGGTGGCGATCTGCACTGGGTCGGTGGCGTGCATCTCGAGCCGCTGGGGATCTACTCCTCCAAGCACGGCTCGGTGAAGGACGTTCCGGAGGGCGCCTCCCTGGCGATCCCCAACGACCCGAGCAACCGGGGGCGTGCGTTGAACCTGCTCGAGGAGCAGGGGCTGATCGAGCTCAAGGAGGGCGCCGAGCAGGAGGCCGAGGTTCGCGACATCGCCGAGAACCCGAAGAATCTCGAGATCAGGACGCTGAAGGCCGCGCAGCTCCCGCGCACCCTGGGTGACGTGCAGGCGGCCGTGATCAACGGCAACTACGCGCTCAAGGCGAGCCTCGACGACCCGCTGGCCCTCGAGTCGACCGAGAACAACCCGTACGTCAACGGTGTCGTCACCAACTCGCAGATGCAGGACGACCCGCGGGTCGACAAGCTCGTCGAGATGCTGCAGTCCCAGCAGGTGAAGGACTTCATCAAGCGCGAGTACGGAGGCAAGTCGGTCATTCCGGCCAGCTGA
- a CDS encoding methionine ABC transporter permease produces MTEVTPWSEVFELARPATIETIYMVLVSTLIGVLGGLPLGVWLHLTSPAGLSPMPVLHRIISAVVDVVRSVPFVVLLVVVASLSRLLVGSAIGSTATIVPLAIAAIPFFARLAANALREVDSTVVEAAVTTGAGKPRIVWTVLLSEARSALVSAVGVTMLALIGYAAMAGAIGGGGLGSMAIQNGYYAYDDRVLYTAVVLLGALAWGMQLLTDWVTKLVDRRRSLANV; encoded by the coding sequence GTGACTGAAGTGACCCCCTGGTCGGAGGTCTTCGAACTGGCACGTCCCGCGACGATCGAGACCATCTACATGGTGCTGGTTTCGACGTTGATCGGCGTGCTGGGCGGATTACCACTGGGTGTGTGGCTGCACCTGACCTCGCCGGCCGGGTTGAGCCCCATGCCCGTGTTGCACCGGATCATCAGCGCCGTCGTGGACGTGGTCCGTTCGGTCCCGTTCGTGGTGCTGCTTGTGGTGGTCGCCTCGCTCAGCAGGTTGCTGGTCGGAAGCGCCATCGGAAGCACCGCCACGATCGTGCCGCTGGCCATCGCCGCGATCCCGTTCTTCGCGCGGCTGGCCGCGAACGCGCTGCGCGAAGTGGACTCCACAGTGGTGGAGGCCGCGGTCACCACCGGCGCGGGCAAGCCGCGGATCGTGTGGACCGTGCTGCTCAGCGAGGCCCGTTCGGCGCTGGTCAGCGCGGTCGGAGTGACCATGCTGGCCTTGATCGGCTATGCCGCCATGGCCGGAGCCATCGGCGGTGGTGGACTCGGGTCCATGGCGATCCAGAACGGGTACTACGCCTACGACGACAGAGTGCTGTACACCGCCGTTGTCCTGCTCGGCGCGCTGGCTTGGGGGATGCAGCTGCTCACCGACTGGGTGACCAAGCTCGTCGACCGGCGCAGGTCCCTGGCCAACGTCTGA
- a CDS encoding methionine ABC transporter ATP-binding protein: protein MITVENLSKSFTQNNTRVTALDDVSLEVPDGTVCGVVGTSGAGKSTLARCISLLEKPDSGAIRVDGTDLTSLDGSRLRAARRQIGVVPQGDSLLRQRTAAGNVALPLESAKIPAAQRRSRVAELLDLVGLSDKASVYPDHLSGGQRQRVAVARALAAKPSVLLADEPTSALDPSTTDSVLTVLDRARSELGVTVLVVTHDMAVVRRIADDVAVLEEGSVVEHGKVLDLVSEPGSRIGSTLLPETDQAELVRSPSGEHDVTAEVVLVGFAAVGALLPEASSRFGVELSILGGGLTRLGDTPVAKFRIGLSGERSESALKWMIERDAHVRRAPVSVDGVAA, encoded by the coding sequence GTGATCACTGTCGAAAACCTGAGCAAGTCCTTTACCCAGAACAACACTCGTGTAACCGCGCTCGACGACGTGAGCCTCGAAGTCCCGGACGGCACCGTCTGCGGAGTCGTCGGAACCAGCGGTGCGGGCAAGTCCACCCTGGCGCGCTGCATATCGCTGCTGGAGAAGCCGGACAGCGGAGCCATTCGGGTGGACGGCACGGACCTGACTTCCCTGGACGGCAGCAGGCTCCGTGCGGCTCGTCGTCAGATCGGGGTCGTCCCCCAGGGGGACTCGCTGCTGCGGCAGCGCACCGCGGCGGGCAATGTCGCCCTCCCGCTCGAGTCGGCCAAGATACCCGCGGCGCAGCGGCGCAGCAGGGTGGCCGAGCTGCTGGACCTCGTGGGGCTGAGCGACAAGGCCTCGGTCTACCCCGACCACCTTTCCGGGGGGCAGCGTCAACGGGTCGCGGTAGCCCGCGCGTTGGCCGCGAAGCCCTCGGTGCTGCTGGCTGACGAGCCCACCTCCGCGCTGGACCCGAGCACCACGGACTCGGTGCTGACGGTGCTGGACCGTGCTCGCTCCGAGCTGGGGGTGACCGTGCTGGTCGTCACCCACGACATGGCCGTGGTGCGGCGCATCGCCGACGACGTCGCGGTGCTGGAGGAGGGCAGCGTGGTCGAGCACGGCAAGGTGCTGGATCTCGTTTCCGAGCCGGGAAGCCGGATCGGTTCCACGTTGCTTCCCGAGACCGACCAGGCGGAGCTGGTTCGTTCGCCCAGCGGGGAGCACGACGTGACCGCCGAGGTCGTGCTGGTCGGCTTCGCTGCCGTGGGAGCTCTGCTTCCGGAGGCATCGAGCCGGTTCGGGGTGGAACTGTCCATTCTCGGCGGTGGATTGACGCGGCTCGGGGACACACCGGTCGCCAAGTTCCGTATCGGGCTGTCCGGTGAACGTTCCGAGTCCGCGCTGAAGTGGATGATCGAGCGCGATGCGCATGTGCGCCGCGCTCCCGTGAGCGTTGATGGAGTTGCCGCGTGA
- the rsmA gene encoding 16S rRNA (adenine(1518)-N(6)/adenine(1519)-N(6))-dimethyltransferase RsmA → MEQRPRAARLLGPAEVRGLAERLGLRPTKKLGQNFVHDPNTVRRIVDTSGVGPDDVVLEVGPGIGSLTLALLSEAGAVTAVEVDSALAERLPGTVGEHAPDLVDHLRVLRADAMRLSAEEVGVGNGPPTALVANLPYNVAVPVVLHLLAELPSLRHGLVMVQSEVADRMAAGPGSRSYGAPSAKSAWFASVRRAGAVSRNVFWPVPNVDSGLVAFTRREPPSEVPRDRVFAVVEAAFAQRRKTLRSALAGWAGSPARAEELLRAAGVDPAARGEQLSIAEFASVAAAAEQR, encoded by the coding sequence AGGTGCGCGGACTGGCCGAGCGGCTCGGGCTGCGTCCGACCAAGAAACTGGGCCAGAACTTCGTGCACGACCCGAACACGGTGCGCCGCATCGTCGACACCTCCGGGGTGGGACCCGACGACGTGGTTCTCGAGGTCGGTCCGGGGATCGGTTCGTTGACCCTCGCGCTGCTCTCCGAAGCGGGCGCGGTGACCGCGGTGGAAGTGGATTCCGCGTTGGCGGAACGACTGCCCGGCACCGTGGGCGAGCACGCCCCCGATCTGGTCGATCACCTGCGGGTGCTGCGCGCCGACGCCATGCGGTTGTCGGCGGAGGAGGTCGGAGTGGGGAACGGCCCCCCCACGGCGTTGGTCGCCAATCTGCCGTACAACGTGGCCGTGCCCGTGGTGCTGCACCTGCTCGCGGAGTTGCCGAGCCTGCGGCACGGCTTGGTCATGGTCCAGTCCGAGGTCGCCGACAGGATGGCCGCCGGACCGGGGAGCCGCAGCTATGGTGCGCCGAGCGCGAAGTCGGCGTGGTTCGCCTCCGTGCGGCGCGCCGGGGCGGTGTCCCGCAACGTTTTCTGGCCGGTGCCGAACGTGGACTCCGGCCTGGTCGCTTTCACCAGGCGCGAGCCTCCTTCGGAGGTGCCGCGCGATCGTGTTTTCGCCGTGGTGGAGGCGGCGTTCGCCCAGCGCCGCAAGACCCTCCGGTCGGCTCTGGCCGGGTGGGCCGGTTCGCCCGCGCGGGCGGAGGAGCTGCTGCGGGCCGCCGGGGTCGATCCCGCGGCGCGCGGGGAGCAGTTGTCCATAGCGGAGTTCGCCTCCGTCGCGGCGGCCGCTGAACAGCGGTAG